Part of the Anopheles coluzzii chromosome 3, AcolN3, whole genome shotgun sequence genome is shown below.
CATTCTCCCAAACCGTACCAAAAACAGCAGAACACAGGATCGGAAAGAGCACATCGAGCAAGTACTgtataacaaacacacacgaaaaGATGTTACAAAAGTTATACCATCCGAAGGTATCTCTTCTTAGGTCGTTTAAAGAAGGCATCCTGTTTAGATTAGCAGAAGGTACGGGAGTGTTCGCGCACGCAGCCAGCCAGCACACAGCCACATCAACCCGTAAAATCCcatttcaactttgtcaattgtgtgtgtgtgaatgtgtgcgtgtcaTCCGAGGTGTAGCACCCATGCTCAGACTAATTCGAGTTACCATTGCAATGAGGATGAAATATAAGCTGAAGTGAGGCTGGCGAGCTAGTTCTAAAAAGCCCCCGCGCCAATGGAAGGTTTAGTAGTTTGCTTGGATGATGTAGCCCGTTTAAAAGTGTGTAGCCGCATCACTTCTCCCTCCCTTGACGAGATTAgtgtctatgtgtgcgtgtgtgtgagagagagagaaggagtgTATGCTCCTGTTGCGTTGTTGCTGGGTTGTATCAAAATAGCAACACACACTCTGGTCGGGTTGCTGCAACTgaagaaaaaatggcaaagcaGCGCAATTATTATATCAGTAACAGTAGAAAACCACAATATCCATTTTCTTACtaggttttccaggagttctcatagctgtgggatactttattgactctttcatacgtgaacttaatgtaatgggaattggattCTATAGTACCATTATTGGACAAATAGGAATGGAtgatccaataggaatttccaaggagcctgtccaaaacgGTTGCTATAGAATCCAATTTCCATTATATGAAGTTCATTTTCCAATACGAAAGaatcaaggaagtgtcccacaactatgagaaccacTGGAAAATCCTGTATTGTGCTGTCCTCCCTATTgcccaacacacaaacacacacacactcacaaaaggatgaacaaaaaaagccacaGCTCTTACCCAATGCAAAGTTGCAATTTGTGGAAGGTGAAAGATAATACTATCATTATTAACTATGATTACGATTCTATACATATACATActtatatatacacacacaaacaaaaatcacacacacacatatttacATATATCTCTGTTTATAATtaataggaaaaaaagaaaagaagaaaatcatacaaacaaacaaacaaataaggGTGAAAAATGAACGGCACGCGGGCACAGTGTGGTGTACGTGCTGAAAGTGATAGAATTTCAAATCTGGGATCTGGGCTTACAAATAGTAGATTACAATTATGACACCTTATAGAGGCGGGGTGGGcaaatatatgtgtgtgtttgtggtgtgtgtgtgtgtatgtatgggagggaattgaaataatacgaaaataataataataataaacggTACAGGGAGGAGAAACGCGGGCATATTCGGATCGAGGGAACGAATACAAGGGAGAACAGGGAAGGGGTGGGAAAGCAATTGGAAAcagggaaacacacacacacacacacgcatgtacACACATATGGTtgagtagagagagagagagagagagagagagagagagagagagagagagagagagagagagagagagagagagagagagagagagagagagagagagagagagagagaaagatggaTAATAAAGGGAGGAAAatacagagagaaagagagattgAAAAAATCACGACAGGCGAGCATAATATGTGTTacgaagcagaagaagaaaaaaatggatatGTATTAGATCTTTtcatatatataaatatatattaatTAGAGCTCATTTTAGCACTCAAGAAGAGAATAGAGAAAAGAGGAAAGATGctgaaatttaattgaaacacacacacactcacttacAACATATTAACATTGCCCACAGCCGGTTTACTTCAACTTTCATTGCTTCAATAGATtgaaagagagatagacagAGTGTAGAAAGGtgtaagaaaagaagaaaataaaacagtaaaatGTTACAGAATGTGTTATAAAAACTTGAAGAAAATGGTGTACCACCCACACACCACCATCCGGTATAATTATCCATACACCACCACCTCCCCCTTAGCTATCATTTGGCAACACAACACGAGCGCAACAAGTCGATGGAGAAAAACCAGTTTTGTAAACACAGACACTCCGTGAAACAATAATGGAACAGAGAAAGATAAATATAATAAGACACGTGCGTTAAagtgaaatttaataaatggaAAGGAAATCAATGTTGAAACTAGTTTAAAagaaacagcaacagaaaTACTAACGAATACGCTTCAACAAATCACAACACAACAAGACGAAACAAGGGGAGAGCAACTAAGAGGACGACAGAGCAATTAATGAAATCGCACATTGGTTGATAGGACCTTTAATCATACGACTTTTACTACTAATtatcacacaaacaacacaaactactactactactactacaagtACTTCTTATTCTACTTCACTGACATTAATGGGAGAGTAACtaataattcaaaaaatacTATTATTATCACTTTATTGATTTAACTGCCGGATGGTTTTCAAAATTGCTGCTGTGAAGTGAGAGACACATATGTGGGCGAcgtttgtgtttatgtgtgtgtgtgtgtttaagatTGGACGAGATTTAGTTGAAAGGGGGGGAATAATTTGCAAACAAACTCATAGCTGGAGTGTTATGTTTGGTGGGTGGGTAGGCAAGTGGGTTATTAAATTAtctcagcaaaacaaaacaaaaaatgtgaaaactATATTCATCTTCAACGAgggaaaaacaatgttttccaGCAAAGCCACAGCCACAAGTGGAAACGGAAAATCAGATGATTAATTTGAgacacaaaataaaattacaattatgaagtaaacaaaaaaaaaggaaaaccatgcgctcgttgtttgtttggtgagaATGGAAAGAAACGTAGAAAAGTTGTCCCTAGTATGGTAGTCATGCTGCACTGGCCCTGTTGCCACGGCGACTACGAACTCACAAGGTGGGTGCGCTAATTGGTTAGATGTGTGTGATACGTACTATTGTATGGTTAGTAGGCTATGACCACGGAACAGGACCAATCGATTAGAGTTTGGGAAGAAAACCAGCGAATCCTTACATACCCTTAGTTAATGGAAAATCACTTTATTACTTATTTTTCCTCAAATTAACATCAAATTGATTATTTCGTTAGCATTTTACCATTTTCTCTTTAAAAGGATATTATaaagatacatttttttttgtaattccCTCTCCCCCTTCCAACCTGCACAACCTTCCCCCTCCAGTGGCAatttgcacgcacacacaccctaaACCTCCTTCCCTGTCTAGACGAAATAGTGCGCTTTGCGAACAGTTATGCCGTAATCGTTCAGTGCCGGCTGCAAATCTTCCATCGTGAGCGTGTACTTGCGATCTTTGGACGATTTCTGGTTCTGGTTTTTGGACGACCCGTGCCCGGAGCTCGGCGCACTGTTGGTGCGCGTTTTGCAGTGCTGCAGCGCATCGTTGGCAACATCCGACACAAACTTTTGGGCCGCAATCGAAATCAACCGGACGctgcaaacgaacaaaaaacaagggaAATGGTCAATTAACAGTGTTCGCCATTGCGTTCTGCGATCGGTGCCCTACATTCGGGGATCGGCACCCTCGAAACCGGCCGAGTTTAGATAGAAGGAGGTGACTGCATCGGGAATCTGGAAAGCGAAAAACCGTGTCAAAATGCATCATCCGAATCATCAGCACTTGAGAGCAGTCCCGTGTTTCGGGGAACCAGTCCCCACTATTGCCTTACCGTCGGCGTGTAGTCCTCCAGCTGCATCATGAAGTCGCTCAAAACCTGTCCCTGGGTGCGGTCTTCCACCATTTCGGACACCTTCTTGCCCTGCCCACGGTGAATGCCAAAGTTGTCGCCCATTTTGGATGCGAAAGATGATTGGAATTGAGCAAAAAATGGGAGAAAAGTGGAAATACACAATCGGTACGACGCGGACGATGCgagttgttttcgtgttgTGCGCTGAACAAGATAAATTTTACTGTAAACAACGGTTTTGACGTTAGTGACAGTTGATCGGAGCAAGGGCAGTGTTGCCAAACGTGACGCAGTCGCATAGGGCAATTTACCGAAAGgcattttcttttctatttttaataacCTTTATCATGCTAAGTGAACGCAGTATGcaaaattgaatgaatttaacatattaaattgaattaaaaattgttCCTAAATCTAAAAACTCAGCAAATCCACACAGATTGTTGCTTTCGAGTTGATTGAATGCTTTTCGAGCAGTGTCTCATAGTCGAGCAGCTTCCAATTGACGCACTATGGGTTTGGTGCATTCAAAACAATGTAAATTGGGAGCATTTTTAacggcttttttgttgtaaaaaataGTAATTATAGTAAAGTAGTATTAGTAacagtaaaaaataaacaactttCCTCGAAAACTCATAATTTAGTTGAGTAGCaatattatcattttttatatGATTGCCAATTTTGATAAAAGCTAATTAATCGAAATAGAACAAAATCTGGACAGTGCACTATTTTGAACAGCCTTTGCGCGATCGTACCAGCTTCATGAAGATGTTTGAGAGTAATTTGTACCACGTAGGTTTACACCGTTTCAAACAGATCACGATCATCGCCTGGTTTTGTAGCGACCAGTGCTAGAAAAGGtttcaaaattataaaaataagtaTTTTTCCACAAAAAATCTAGTTTTTTTCACCCAACTTTGATAATCATCCTGTTCTTGAAACtccaaataaatttaattcaaaactTCTTCCACCAAAGGTTTGCATGGAACAAAAGATTCACCCGCCCAAGACGATTACATCAAACATTCACACACCGTAATT
Proteins encoded:
- the LOC120959721 gene encoding transcription initiation factor TFIID subunit 10-like, with translation MGDNFGIHRGQGKKVSEMVEDRTQGQVLSDFMMQLEDYTPTIPDAVTSFYLNSAGFEGADPRIVRLISIAAQKFVSDVANDALQHCKTRTNSAPSSGHGSSKNQNQKSSKDRKYTLTMEDLQPALNDYGITVRKAHYFV